TGTCGGCGACGAAGGCGGTTTTGCCCCGGCGGTAAATTCCAATGAAGAGCCGTTCGCTTTAATCTGCGAAGCCATAAACATTTCAGGCTATAAGCTCGGCGAAGACATAATTTTTGCGATTGATCCGGCCGCCACTGAATTCTTTGAAAAAGACCATTATAAATTAAATAAAGAAGGCAAAAATTTGAGCTCGGCTGAATTGGCGGAATTCTTTATCGAACTTTCCAATAAATATCCGATTAAATCCATGGAAGACCATTTTTCCGAAGACGACTGGGAAGGTTTTAAAGCATTTACCGAAAAAACCAAAAATAAAATTCAGGTGGTGGGCGACGATTTGTACGTAACTAATATTGAACGGCTGAAGAAGGGGATTGAAAATAAAACCACCAATTCAATTTTAATAAAATTAAACCAGATCGGGACGCTGACAGAAACCGTTTCCGCTATATTAATGGCGCGAGCGGCAGGCATGACCTCGGTTATTTCCCATCGTTCCGGCGAAACCGAAGACAGCTTTATTGCTGACTTTGTTGTTGCTATGGGCACGGGCCAGATTAAAACCGGCGCTCCGGCCAGGAGCGAGCGGACAGTGAAGTATAACCGGCTGATGAAGATAGAAAAAGAATTAGGAGATAAGGCAGTATACGCTAAGTTTCCGTTTTAATAAAAAAGGTGATAGAAATGTCTTTTGAGAAGCCTATTTTTGCCAAAATGCACGGTCCGCCTTGGCGGATTTTGGCAAAAATCTGGAGTAAATTTTCGCTGGTAAAATTCACGTCTTTTTAAAAATTGATTTTTGACCCTGAATATATGAAAAAAAAGGTGTTGCTAATCATCTGCGATGGCATGGGCTACCGGGAAGAGCGCGAGCATAACGCGATCGCCCAGGCAAAAACCCCTAACCTGGATAACTACTTTAAAACTTATCCTTGGGCGCTTTTAGGCGCGTCTGGCGAAGATGTCGGCTTGCCCGAGGGGCAGATGGGAACCTCGGAAGCCAACCATCTGGTTATGGGTTCCGGACGGATTGTCTATCAAAACCTAGTTAAGATTAACAAGCATATAAAATCCGGCGAACTGAAAAATAACGCCGCCGTCTGCGAAGCGATCGAACATGTAAAAAAATATAATAGCACCCTCCATTTAAATGGCATGGTATCGCCGGGCGGCGTCCACGGCCATATTGAGCATGTTAAAGCCCTGGTAAGAATCGCCAAAGAGGCCGGAGTAAAAAAAATCGAACTACATCTTTTAACCGACGGGCGCGATGTGCCGCCAAAAAGCGCCATCGCCTATATAAACGATCTGGAGGATTTTCTTAAAGCCGAGGGTATCGGGCGGATCGCGACTATCGGCGGACGTTTTTGGGGCATGGACCGGGACACCAACTTAGAGCGCACCGAAAAGCATTTCATGATATTAACCGGCGGCGAGGGACCGCGGTTTAAAAGCGCCCAGGAAGCGGTCGAAAATGCTTACGAGAATAATATGGTTAATGACGAATTTCTTGAGCCGGCCATAATCGCCGACCATGAAGAAGAGGCGGGGAAAATCGCCGCTAATGACGCCTTGATTTTTACTAATTTCCGCTCCGACCGGGCCAGGCAATTGGCGAGAAAATTTATTGGTAAAAAAATAGATAACCTTAAATTCGTCACCATGACCAAGTATGACGATGATTACGATTCGCTTGACGTATCGGTCGCTTTTCCGCCGGAAACCATCACCCATCCTTTATCCGAAGTTTTGAGCCGGACCGGATTAAAGCAGTTAAAAATTACGGAAACGGAAAAATACGCCCACCTGACTTTTTATTTTAACGCCCAAAAATACGAAGCTTTTTCCGGCGAAGACCGGGTACTAATTGATTCCAATAAGATTACCTGGCATGACGCCCGGCCGGAAATGAAGGTATCGGAGATTGCCGAGAGAATTTGCGCTGAACTGGAAAGAGCCAATTACGATTTTATCGCTACCAATTTTGTTAATTGCGATTTGGTCGGCCATACCGGCAATATGCCGGCCATAGTTAAAGGCGTTGAGGCTGTTGACTGGGCAATCGGCATGGCGGTAGAAAAAGCTAAGGCTCGCGGCTGGGACGTGATAATAACCGCCGACCATGGAAACGCCGAAGAAACTTTTGACAATACTTCGGGCCAGCCCATGACTTCGCATACCCTGAATCCGGTTCCGTTTATTTTGATTTCCGAAAGCCATAATAAATTACTTCGCAAAAAAGGATTTTTATCCGACGTCGCTCCGACCATACTAAAAATTATGAGCATCCCGAAGCCGAAAGAAATGACCGGGGAAAGCTTCGTCTAGAGTGCTTACAAAATTTAGGCTTAATAACTATGGACAACCTGGAAAAAATATTTGATTTTCTTCATCTTGTCAGGGATTTAAAAACCACCTACCGCTACGGAGCCCAGGAAAGGAAAAAAGGCATCCATCAGGATTCTTCAGCTGACCATTCCTGGCGCTTGGCTCTTATGGCGTTTATTTTTGCTGAAGAGCTAAAGCTTGATATTGATATTTATAAAGCGGTAAAAATCGCTTTAGTGCATGATTTATCCGAAGCTATCGCCGGCGACGTGGATTACCGGCTGATCTGGCTAAAAAAAATTACGCCCGAGGATAAATATAAAAATGAATACGAGGCCATGGAAAAAATAAAATCGACTTTGCCGGCGCCGGTTGGTGAAGAAATTTTAAATTTATGGCTGGAATTCGAGAAAGGGACGAGCCGGGAAGGGAAGTTTATAAACGCGCTTGATAAAATGGAAGGCATTGCACATTTAATAGAAGAAGGGCACGCGACTTACGACCTGCCTGAAGCCATACCGCGCTACGCCAGTCGGGCGGTTAATAATTTCCCCGAATTGAAAAATGCTTACAAAATAATGAAGCGCCGCTTAAAACAAGAGTTTGAAAAAGGAAATATTGAGTGGCTGGAAGAATATGAAGAATAAAATTCTAAAAGCCAAGGAAACGAAAGTCATGGCCTTCGGCACGTTTGACATATTCCATAAAGGCCATGAAAGCTATTTAAAGCAAGCCGCCAAGCACGGCAGCCATCTCATTGTCGTTATCGGCCGGGATAAAAACGTAAAAATCATTAAAGGCAAATTGCCAAAAAATAGCGAAAATGATAGGCTAAAAAGAGTAAGAGAAAGCGGCTTGGCCCAAACAGTAATTTTAGGCAACCTTAGGGATAAATACGCCGTAATCAGAAAATATAAGCCGGACATAATCGCGCTTGGTTATGACCAGAGAAGCTTCGTTGAAGGGCTGGCGAAAAAATTTAAAAAAATTAAAATTGTCCGTTTAAAATCATTTAAGCCCTCAATCTATAAATCATCTAAAATAGGCAACCGTTAAATTGTCAAAAGATAATTGAAAATTGCCAATTGAATTACTATGCTGGATATAAAATTCATCCGCGATAACGCGAAACAGGTTAAAAAAAATTGCGAACTCCGGAATATCAGATGCGATATCAATGAACTCCTTTTTTTGGATGAAAAAAGACGCAAGCTCCTTAAGCAGTCCGAGGATTTAAGCGCGGAAAAAAATAAGCTGAATGAACTAATCCAAAAAGCGTCAAAAGAGGAAAAGAAAAAACTTATAGAAAAAGGGAAAGAAGTGAAAGAAGAGCTGGAAAAAAATAAGCCGGAACTGGAGTCGGCTGAAGAAGAGTACCGGAGTTTACTTTTACAGGTTCCGAACATGACTCATCCAGCTTCGCCAACCGGCAAGGATGATAATGAAAACAAAGAAATCGAAAGATACGGCGAACCGCCTAAATTCGATTTTGAACCCAAGGGCCACGAAGAGCTGATGACCGCGCTGGATTTATTGGATTTTGAGCGCGGCGCCAAAGTAACCGGCTCTAAATTTTACTTTTTGAAAAACGAAGCCGTGCTTTTAGAATTGGCTCTAACCCAATTTGCTTTTGAAAAACTGATCGCCAAAGGCTTTACGCCTTTTGCCACGCCTGATTTAGCAAAAGACAAAGTGCTTTTAGGCATCGGCTATAACCCGCGCGGCGCCGAAACCCAGATTTATTCGGTTGAAAATACCGATTTAAACCTCGTCGGTACAGCGGAAATCACCATGGGCGGGTACCACATGGACGAAGTTATTCATGAAGACAAACTGCCTCTAAAATACGCCGCGCTTTCCCATTGCTACCGCACCGAAGCCGGCTCTTACGGCCGCCATAGTTCCGGACTTTACCGCGTGCACCAATTTACGAAAATTGAAATGTTCGCTTACACCGCCCCGGAAGACTCGGAAAGAATGCACACTGAATTAAAAGACATTGAAGTGGAAATTTTTAAGGACTTGGGCGTGCCTTTCCGGGTGGTGGATATTTGTACCGGCGACTTAGGCGGTCCGGCTTACCGGAAATACGACCTTGAAGCCTGGATGACTTCCCGGGACGACTGGGGGGAAATCACGTCCACCTCCGACACTACTACTTACCAGGCCCGGCGCTTAAACGTAAAAGTTGAACGCAAAGACGGGACTAAAGAGTTTTTACACATGCTAAACGGAACAGCCATCGCGATTTCCCGGGGATTGATTGCCATAATCGAAAATTATCAAAATGCCGACGGCTCGATCGTCATTCCCGAAGTGCTTCGGAAATATTTTCCCAAAGGCCAGACAAAAATCGTTAAAAAAACATAACAATCTTAATTCTTTACCGGCTTTCGCTGATAAAATTTTTGTTTTACTCTTATGCCTATTAAAATTGATTATTCGAAATGCTGCTGGAAAGATGGCAAATGCACTTCGAGCTGTTCCTGCGGCGGCGGCGCTTGCGCGGGATGCGTTGAAGTTTGCCCCGTTAACGCGGTTAAACGCGAGGATGTCGTAAAAATTGACGCGGCAATTTGTATTAACTGCGGCGCTTGCGTCGCTTCGTGCAAACACGAAGCTTTGTCCATGGAATAAATCTTTATGAAGCGAATATTGTTTTCAGGCGGCGGTACAGCGGGCTCGGTAAGTCCGCTTTTGGCTATTGTAGATGAAATTAAATCCCGGTCAGCGGATATCGTGCATCAGCCTGCTGGCCAGCCGGTTAATGATTTCGAATTTTTATGGATCGGCACGAGGCAGGGGATTGAAAGGGGTATGGTGGAAAAAGAAGGTATTGCGTTCAAGTCCATTTTTTCCGGGAAACTGCGCCGATATTTTAGCTGGAAAAATTTTACGGACATTGCATTGCTTAAGCTCGGTTTTTGGCAATCTTTTTTTATTATGCTTAAATGGCGGCCGGATTTAGTAATTTCCGCCGGCGGATTTGTTAGCGTTCCGGTTGTTTGGGCCGCCTGGCTTTTGCGCGTCCCGTGCCTTATCCATCAGCAGGACGTCCGCCCCGGACTGGCAAATAAACTAATGGCGCCTTTTGCCAAAGTTATTACCGTAACTTTTGAAAAATCATTGGAAGATTACGGAAAAAAAGCTGTCTGGACCGGCAATCCGGTTAGAAAACGGATGACCGCATTGCCTGATGCTCATTTCTTCCAGCTAAAGACAGGTCTGCCAACCCTCTTAATCGTCGGCGGCGGAACCGGCGCCATGTTTATAAACAGATTAGTCGCTGATTGCATCCATGACTTATTAAAATTAAGCCAGGTGATTCATGTTACCGGAAAAAATAAATCCGCACACAGTGCGGCGCCGAACGACGCGGCATCACGGCCGCAGCAACTCATTGAAAACTACCATTCTTTCGAATTTTTAAACGTTGACCAGTTTTCCGAAGCTATGCAAAAAGCCGACCTGGTCGTTACCCGCGCCGGACTCGCTACCTTAAGCGAGCTTAGTTTTTTAGGGAAACCCATTATTATTATTCCTATCCCTGGTTCGCACCAGGAAGAAAACGCGCGTATTTTCGCCGGACATGGCGCCGCCGTAGCATTAGCACAAAAAAACTTAACCGCTGAAAAATTTATTAAGCAAATTAAAAATATCCTATCTGACCCATCAAAAATGTTTCATCTAAAAAATAATATTTCGCAGATTATCAGGTCGCATGCAAACAAAATGGTGGCGAAAATTATTGATGAAATATTAGTAAATAACTAGTTTATGCTAGACAACGACCAGAAAAAAATCATTAGCGATAAGTTGCCTTATGTTATTTACACAACTTTATCAATTTATTTTAATTACGCGATTGTTAATGGGAAATCAGTAAAGCTACCTATTATTCTTTTGTCAGCATGCGCAATATATTGGTTAATGACAAACATTATTTTATACTTTAAGGATAACGTAAAAGCAATAATGAACAACCTATCAGAATCAATATCTGATATTATATTAAGTACAAGCATTTTGACTAAAAAAAATTCACGATTTATTTTTTTACTGCTTTTAACTCTTGTTATTTTTGATTTTTTTCTTTTTCCTTTACCCGAATTAAATAAAAATCAACAATTGCCAAGCGTTCAGCATAATTTTATTTTACTTATTCCAATTGCAATTTTTGCGCTTGGCTTTATTGCTCTGTATATCACTAAAGTGATGTTAATATTTTATTACAGAAAAAAAAGAAAATAAATATGCTCGCAATCAAAGGAAAATACGTTTTGCCGATTAATGAATCAATGGATATTACTGAAGACGGTATTGTTATAGTAGAAGGCAATAAAATTAAAGCTGTCGGCAAAAGGGAAGAGCTGGAGGCGCAATTAGAGGCTGCACATGATAACCAGCATGAAATCGAAGTAATTGACGCTGGAAATAGTATTGTCATGCCCGGACTCATAAACACCCATACGCACGCGGCCATGGCTTATTTTCGCGGGCTGGCTGACGACCTTCCGCTGGACATCTGGCTCGGCGAGCATATCTGGCCGGCCGAAAATAAGCACTTAAGCCCGGAATTCGTAAAACAGTCCGGCGAATTGGCGATACTCGAAATGATAAAATCCGGCACAACTTTTTTTAACGACATGTATTTATTCGAAGACGTACTTGGAAAGGCAGCCGAAGAAGCCGGGATTAGGGCTATGATCGGCAGCGTGATTTTTAATTTTCCCTGCGCCTCGTCAAAATCCCCGGAAGACACGCTTAATCAGGCCTTGGAGCAAATGGAAATGTTCAAAGGCAGTGAACTGATAACCGTCGCCCTTGATCCGCACGCGATCTACACTTGCGCCGGGAACATCTTAAAGAAAATCAATGAAATTTCCAAAGAAATGAATGCCGCAATCCATATACATTTGTCGGAAACAGAAAAGGAGGTCGAGGACTCTAAAAAAGAGCACGGGAAAACGCCGGTTGAATATTTAAATGAGCTAGGATTATTATCGCCAAGATTAATAATCGCCCACGCGGTTTGGCTTTCGGATAACGACCTGGAACTGCTCGCGAGAAATAACGTTAAAGTCGCCCATTGCCCGGTTTCCAATAAAAAGCTCGCTTCCGGCGTCGCGCCAATTTCTAAGATGCTTAAAAAAGGAATTACCGTTGGTCTGGGAACGGATGGAGCGGCCTCCAATAACACATTAGACATGTTTTCTGATATGCGGATTACCGCGCTTTTGCATAAAGTCAGTAATATGGATCCGACGGTAATATCTGCCAGGGAAGCGGTAAAAATGGCAACCATCGACGGCGCCCGGGTTTTGGGATTGGATCAAAAAACCGGATCCTTAGAACCCGGTAAGCTTGCTGACATTATTACTATCAATTTGGATAAGCCGCACTTACAGCCGATAACCGATCCTTATTCACATCTGGTTTACTGCGTGAACGGCGCTGACGTTGAAAACGCTATCATCAACGGAAAAATCGTAATGCAGGGCCGGAAAGTAATAACCTTGGATGAAGAGAGAATTATTGAAGCCGCCAAAGCTTTCAGCTATTCAGCCGAAAACTAATCTTTGATATAATGCAGGTGAATCATCTGCCGCTGGCCGGAAAAACTAATTATTAATTACTAACCGCCTTTGACGGCGGACGGAAAAAGTATGGAAAAAATCATTGGTTTAATAAAATCCAGTTTTCCTGATCAGCATTACCTTCTCTTCTTGATCGGCGTGATGGTTATCGCCGGAGTCTTAAAGGAAAAAAATTATTTATTGGATATTTTCCGGATCATAATCAGCCGGCTGAAAAATAAAAAAATGGTACTGGCTTTGATATCCCTTATCGGCGGCATACTGCCGATTAGCGGACGGGTAGTCGTATCGGCTGGCCTTCTCTCCACCATCGCCCCAAAAGGAGAAACGGCGCGGGACGAAACGGCGCGGCAAAAATACGGCATTATCGATTATCTTTCCACCCACCACTATTATTTATGGTCGCCTTTGGAAAAAACCGTAATTCTTCCTATGGCGGCGCTGGGATTAAGCTGGGCCGGATTTATGAAATATACTTTGCCGCTTTTGGTAATCAGCCTGGCCTACGTATTATGGTATATATCTTTTAAAATCGAAGAGGATGAAATAGAGATTGCCGTGAGCCCGGAAAAGGTTAACTGGAAGCGCCTTGTTTACGGCTTTCTCCCTTTTGCCGGCGCCGTCGCTTCGGCTTTTTTCTTTGAAAGAGGCTCTTCGTTTATTATGCTGGGTGCGGCCGCCTATTACATCTTTTTAAGCCGGACTTCTTTTAAGAAAGCTTTTTCCTATATCAACTGGCCATTGGTATTGCTCCTCGGCCTAATTATAGTACTGGCTAAATTCACCGGCGGGTACAGTAAAGAAATTGAAGAATTTATTAAAAGTTCAAGCTGGTTAAATCTTACAACCGTTACCGGCGTCCTGGCCCTATCGTCTTTTGCTTTTATCGCCAGCTGGTTTATGGGATCTTCGGGAAAATTTGCCGGAATTTTAGCTATCCTCGTTACAATTTTCGGCCCCCAGTACCTTGTCTGGTTTTTTGTCCTTGAGTTTGCCGGCTACAATTTATCGCCAATGCATAAGTGCGTGCCTATCGGAAAATCGTATTTCCATACCCCCTTGGCGACTTACATGACCGTGCTCACAACCTGGATGCTTCTTCTTTTAGGTTATGCTTACTTCTATACTTTTGTCCTCTGATTATTTATTTTTTAAAAGCGCAGGAGACTAGGGAAAATTCCGGACAGCCGCCGAGGCAGTCATTATTCGTCCGGCAAGACGCGCAAGCCGGGTCGTTTTGTATTCTAGCTGTAAATCCGTCGCGCCAGGCTTTGGCTTTTTCTCCTTGCCAGGCCTCATGGATTGAAATATTGGAAAAATTCCCCAAGACCCGGCTGGAAAAACTGCAGGGAACAATATCCAGATTGGCGTTTATAGCCAGGCTGGTTCTCAAGGCGCTGCAACCCTCAATCGCGATCCCTTTGGCCGCCCCCAGGCCTTGCAGGGCGTTTCCAAGACAGCAGTCGTAGCCGAACCTTGTTGTCCCGCTTGATTGCGAAAGTGCTTCTTTTAAAATTTCCTCCACCTTTAAAAAATCTTCATTTTTCAAGGGAGCGTCAAAACTTTTCGCCCGGCCAACCGGTTTGTAGGTTAAAAGTACGATCCCGTAAGGCTTAAGGCCAAGGCAAAATTTAATAATTTCCGGCAGCTTATAAAGGTTTGTCTGGCTTACGGTAAGCTGGAATACGACTTTAACTTTAGCTTTTTTTAAAAGCCAATAAGTCCGCAAAAACCGGCTAAAGGAAAAATTGCGCCGCCGGGAAAAATCATCTTCTATCCCTTCCAGGCTCAAGGCCGCGGCCCCGGCGTATTTTGAGATGGCGGCGATATTTAAAATTCCCGGCGAGAATCCGTTGGCTGCCAGGTTGGGGACAATCCCTTTGGCCCTGGCCGCTTTTAAAATTTTTCTAAAATCCGGATGCAGAGTCGGCTCGCCCCCGCCTAAGGCAATTTCCAAAACTCCCAATTCCGCGCATTGGCCGAGTATTTTTTCTATGTCTTTAAATGGAAGATGATAGCCGCCCGCCCCGGCATTGGCGTAGCAGTGAGGGCAATTCAAATTGCATTTAGTCGTAATCTGCAAATCAACCAGCGCGGGAGAGTTAAAAACCGTAAAGGGGTAATCCGGGATTTTCGAATCAATACTTTTTTTTAAATATTTATCGCCGGTTTTATATTGGAGTTTTAGAAGCGTTTGGCTTAAGAATTTTTTTTCTTCCGGGCTGACCGGTTTTTTTTCGAGCCATTTTTCCAGAGCCATTTTTCCCTCGTTATCGATATTTATCTGAATCCCGGCGGAGTTATTAAAAATAACCGCTCCGGATTTCTCATTTCGCATGATTAGCATGTTTATTATTTTTATGTTTCCCGGATTTTTTTATTTTAATTTTTTCCCGCCGGTAGGAAATAAGCTCCTTTATAAGAAAAAAAAGGGAAGCAACGCCCAAAACCAGGCTCAATGTTAATATTGCCCAATCCGATCCTTTCATTTGCGGCGAGCCCGCTTGCTCCGGCGCCGCGGCCAGAGTGCTTGATGCTTCGGTGGCGGCGGCCGGAGTGGAAGAGGCAAATAGCCCGCCGGGGAACCACTCGTAGCTTCCGGATGAATTAGTGGTAAAGCCGTTTTTAATCTTCAGTATTTTCACAACGCGCCAATATTTAATTAATGTGTTTTTCGTGATAATATAATAATATCATTAAATAGAACTTATGCAAAAAATTTCCCGGAATGTCCTGCTTTTGGGCCTGGTTAGCCTCTTAACCGACATCGGCTCGGAAATGGTTTATCCGCTTATCCCCGTAATTTTGTCGACCATGGCTTCGGCGCCTTTTGCCCTCGGCTTGATTGAAGGCGTTGCCGAAAGCACGGCCAGCCTCGCGAAATTTTATTTCGGTTATTTATCCGACAAAATCAAGAAAAGGAAAAGGTTTGCCGTTTTCGGCTATGGATTGTCTTTAGTCGGGCAGGCCGTCCTTGCCCTGGCCGGCAATTGGCCGCTGGTCCTGGCATCGCGCTTTATCAACCGCTTTGGCAAGGGAATAAGGACCGC
The Patescibacteria group bacterium genome window above contains:
- a CDS encoding HD domain-containing protein, whose protein sequence is MDNLEKIFDFLHLVRDLKTTYRYGAQERKKGIHQDSSADHSWRLALMAFIFAEELKLDIDIYKAVKIALVHDLSEAIAGDVDYRLIWLKKITPEDKYKNEYEAMEKIKSTLPAPVGEEILNLWLEFEKGTSREGKFINALDKMEGIAHLIEEGHATYDLPEAIPRYASRAVNNFPELKNAYKIMKRRLKQEFEKGNIEWLEEYEE
- a CDS encoding radical SAM protein, translated to MLIMRNEKSGAVIFNNSAGIQINIDNEGKMALEKWLEKKPVSPEEKKFLSQTLLKLQYKTGDKYLKKSIDSKIPDYPFTVFNSPALVDLQITTKCNLNCPHCYANAGAGGYHLPFKDIEKILGQCAELGVLEIALGGGEPTLHPDFRKILKAARAKGIVPNLAANGFSPGILNIAAISKYAGAAALSLEGIEDDFSRRRNFSFSRFLRTYWLLKKAKVKVVFQLTVSQTNLYKLPEIIKFCLGLKPYGIVLLTYKPVGRAKSFDAPLKNEDFLKVEEILKEALSQSSGTTRFGYDCCLGNALQGLGAAKGIAIEGCSALRTSLAINANLDIVPCSFSSRVLGNFSNISIHEAWQGEKAKAWRDGFTARIQNDPACASCRTNNDCLGGCPEFSLVSCAFKK
- the gpmI gene encoding 2,3-bisphosphoglycerate-independent phosphoglycerate mutase; amino-acid sequence: MKKKVLLIICDGMGYREEREHNAIAQAKTPNLDNYFKTYPWALLGASGEDVGLPEGQMGTSEANHLVMGSGRIVYQNLVKINKHIKSGELKNNAAVCEAIEHVKKYNSTLHLNGMVSPGGVHGHIEHVKALVRIAKEAGVKKIELHLLTDGRDVPPKSAIAYINDLEDFLKAEGIGRIATIGGRFWGMDRDTNLERTEKHFMILTGGEGPRFKSAQEAVENAYENNMVNDEFLEPAIIADHEEEAGKIAANDALIFTNFRSDRARQLARKFIGKKIDNLKFVTMTKYDDDYDSLDVSVAFPPETITHPLSEVLSRTGLKQLKITETEKYAHLTFYFNAQKYEAFSGEDRVLIDSNKITWHDARPEMKVSEIAERICAELERANYDFIATNFVNCDLVGHTGNMPAIVKGVEAVDWAIGMAVEKAKARGWDVIITADHGNAEETFDNTSGQPMTSHTLNPVPFILISESHNKLLRKKGFLSDVAPTILKIMSIPKPKEMTGESFV
- a CDS encoding adenylyltransferase/cytidyltransferase family protein, encoding MKNKILKAKETKVMAFGTFDIFHKGHESYLKQAAKHGSHLIVVIGRDKNVKIIKGKLPKNSENDRLKRVRESGLAQTVILGNLRDKYAVIRKYKPDIIALGYDQRSFVEGLAKKFKKIKIVRLKSFKPSIYKSSKIGNR
- the serS gene encoding serine--tRNA ligase, which codes for MLDIKFIRDNAKQVKKNCELRNIRCDINELLFLDEKRRKLLKQSEDLSAEKNKLNELIQKASKEEKKKLIEKGKEVKEELEKNKPELESAEEEYRSLLLQVPNMTHPASPTGKDDNENKEIERYGEPPKFDFEPKGHEELMTALDLLDFERGAKVTGSKFYFLKNEAVLLELALTQFAFEKLIAKGFTPFATPDLAKDKVLLGIGYNPRGAETQIYSVENTDLNLVGTAEITMGGYHMDEVIHEDKLPLKYAALSHCYRTEAGSYGRHSSGLYRVHQFTKIEMFAYTAPEDSERMHTELKDIEVEIFKDLGVPFRVVDICTGDLGGPAYRKYDLEAWMTSRDDWGEITSTSDTTTYQARRLNVKVERKDGTKEFLHMLNGTAIAISRGLIAIIENYQNADGSIVIPEVLRKYFPKGQTKIVKKT
- a CDS encoding amidohydrolase — its product is MLAIKGKYVLPINESMDITEDGIVIVEGNKIKAVGKREELEAQLEAAHDNQHEIEVIDAGNSIVMPGLINTHTHAAMAYFRGLADDLPLDIWLGEHIWPAENKHLSPEFVKQSGELAILEMIKSGTTFFNDMYLFEDVLGKAAEEAGIRAMIGSVIFNFPCASSKSPEDTLNQALEQMEMFKGSELITVALDPHAIYTCAGNILKKINEISKEMNAAIHIHLSETEKEVEDSKKEHGKTPVEYLNELGLLSPRLIIAHAVWLSDNDLELLARNNVKVAHCPVSNKKLASGVAPISKMLKKGITVGLGTDGAASNNTLDMFSDMRITALLHKVSNMDPTVISAREAVKMATIDGARVLGLDQKTGSLEPGKLADIITINLDKPHLQPITDPYSHLVYCVNGADVENAIINGKIVMQGRKVITLDEERIIEAAKAFSYSAEN
- the murG gene encoding undecaprenyldiphospho-muramoylpentapeptide beta-N-acetylglucosaminyltransferase, with the translated sequence MKRILFSGGGTAGSVSPLLAIVDEIKSRSADIVHQPAGQPVNDFEFLWIGTRQGIERGMVEKEGIAFKSIFSGKLRRYFSWKNFTDIALLKLGFWQSFFIMLKWRPDLVISAGGFVSVPVVWAAWLLRVPCLIHQQDVRPGLANKLMAPFAKVITVTFEKSLEDYGKKAVWTGNPVRKRMTALPDAHFFQLKTGLPTLLIVGGGTGAMFINRLVADCIHDLLKLSQVIHVTGKNKSAHSAAPNDAASRPQQLIENYHSFEFLNVDQFSEAMQKADLVVTRAGLATLSELSFLGKPIIIIPIPGSHQEENARIFAGHGAAVALAQKNLTAEKFIKQIKNILSDPSKMFHLKNNISQIIRSHANKMVAKIIDEILVNN
- the eno gene encoding phosphopyruvate hydratase produces the protein MKIKDIQAIEILDSRGNPTIEAAVILENGTTGTAAVPSGASTGTYEACELRDGDKERFGGQGVLTAVKNVETTIKKALVGMDASDQKAIDQKMIELDGTSNKAKLGANAILSVSLATARAAAQTEGKPLYEYLTKLNPDFNGTYFMPVPMMNIMNGGKHADWATDIQEYMIMPVGAKSITEAVRMGAEVYQNLKKVLKLKGYGINVGDEGGFAPAVNSNEEPFALICEAINISGYKLGEDIIFAIDPAATEFFEKDHYKLNKEGKNLSSAELAEFFIELSNKYPIKSMEDHFSEDDWEGFKAFTEKTKNKIQVVGDDLYVTNIERLKKGIENKTTNSILIKLNQIGTLTETVSAILMARAAGMTSVISHRSGETEDSFIADFVVAMGTGQIKTGAPARSERTVKYNRLMKIEKELGDKAVYAKFPF
- a CDS encoding 4Fe-4S binding protein; protein product: MPIKIDYSKCCWKDGKCTSSCSCGGGACAGCVEVCPVNAVKREDVVKIDAAICINCGACVASCKHEALSME